In Brevibacterium pigmentatum, the sequence GAAGTCCGCGACCGTGCTGCGCGAGGGTGCCAGCACGGATGGAGTTGGCGCGGAGGGGGCTGCAGCTGATGCCGCTCCCGCGAGCGCGGGCCGTGTCGAAGTGCAGGTGCCGATCGACGAGTTGGTCGTCGGCGATGTCTTCCTCGTCCGCCCCGGCGAGAAGATCGCCACCGACGGTGAGGTGCTGACCGGTCATTCGGCCATCGACGAGGCGATGCTCACCGGCGAATCCGTGCCGGTCGAGGTCGCTCCCGGCGATTCCGTCACCGGGGCCACGATCAACACCTCCGGCGTGCTCGGGGTCCGTGCCACCCGAGTGGGTGCGGATACGACGCTGGCGGCCATGGCCGATCTCGTCTCTCGTGCACAGAACGGCAAGCCCGCCGTGCAGCGGCTGGCCGACCGGATCTCCGCGGTGTTCGTGCCGATCGTCTTCGGCATCGCCGTCGTCACCCTGCTCATCTGGGGCTTCGTCACCGGCGATTGGGCGGCTGGACTGCATGCCGCTCTCACCGTGCTCATCATCGCCTGTCCATGTGCCCTGGGCCTGGCTACGCCGACGGCTCTCGCGGTCTCGTCCGGGCGCGGATCCCGACTGGGCATCCTCGTCTCCGGGCCCGAGGCGCTCGAGTCGACGCGGTCGATCGACACGGTCGTCCTCGACAAGACCGGCACGCTGACCACCGGCGTGATGAGCCTGACCGGAACCGAGTTGTCCCCTGCGGACTTCGATGTCCTGGCCCGACTGGAATCGCGCAGCGAACATCCGATCGCCCGCGCCATCGTCGCAGCCGCCCCCGAGATCGTCGGGGCGGGTTCGGCGGGAGCTGCGGCTGGGACTGTCCCGACTGGAACCGTCCCGGCTGAGCCCGATTCGATGGGATCGGTCGAGGAATCGGCCAGGGCCGCCTCGGCGGGGTCGATGGAAGCGTCGGTGGAGTCATCGGTCACGGAATTCGACAACATCGCCGGCGGCGGACTGCGGGCCACGATCGACGGCGCCGAGGTGCTCGCCGGTCGCCCGGACCTGCTCCGGGAGCGCGGAATCGCGGTCGACTATGCGGCCGATTCGGTTCCGCGTGGGGCCACGATCGTCGCGTTGGCGATCGACGGGCGCTTCCACGGTCTGAGCTTCGTCTCCGATGAGGCCAAGCCGACGGCCAAGGCTGCGATCGCCGAACTGCATTCGCTGGGGCTGAGCACCGTGCTGCTGACCGGGGACAATGCCCAGGCCGCCGAGGTGGTCGCCGAGGCTCTCGGGATC encodes:
- a CDS encoding heavy metal translocating P-type ATPase: MPRELELDITGMTCASCSARIEKKLTRLDGVTAEVNLPLETAHVIIDSELSDDDITAAVEKAGYSATVRSPGGGGDGPEIVDYDPRHLRPRFIGSLILAVPIVAISMVMSWHFTGWQWIVAILALPVVTWGAWPFHSAAFKAARGGSTTMDTLVSVGITVASLYSYFTLGRAVADGHGWAIPGDYHVWFEAAAAITVFLLIGKLTEDRAKNRATAALKALLDLGAKSATVLREGASTDGVGAEGAAADAAPASAGRVEVQVPIDELVVGDVFLVRPGEKIATDGEVLTGHSAIDEAMLTGESVPVEVAPGDSVTGATINTSGVLGVRATRVGADTTLAAMADLVSRAQNGKPAVQRLADRISAVFVPIVFGIAVVTLLIWGFVTGDWAAGLHAALTVLIIACPCALGLATPTALAVSSGRGSRLGILVSGPEALESTRSIDTVVLDKTGTLTTGVMSLTGTELSPADFDVLARLESRSEHPIARAIVAAAPEIVGAGSAGAAAGTVPTGTVPAEPDSMGSVEESARAASAGSMEASVESSVTEFDNIAGGGLRATIDGAEVLAGRPDLLRERGIAVDYAADSVPRGATIVALAIDGRFHGLSFVSDEAKPTAKAAIAELHSLGLSTVLLTGDNAQAAEVVAEALGITEVRADVRPEGKVSVVSELQEQGRAVAMVGDGVNDAAALAGADLGIAMGSGTDAAMAASDVTMVRSDPQQIPQAIRLSRRTLGLIKGNLFWAFAYNTAAIPIAAFGLLDPMIAGAAMAFSSVFVILNSLRLLRFK